In Dioscorea cayenensis subsp. rotundata cultivar TDr96_F1 unplaced genomic scaffold, TDr96_F1_v2_PseudoChromosome.rev07_lg8_w22 25.fasta BLBR01000437.1, whole genome shotgun sequence, the genomic window TAGAATGACAGTTAATAGTTTTGGTTTCTACAGACACACGCACATCATATAAATAgtgcgatatatatatatatatatatatatatatatatatatatggtatgcCCTCCAAAGATGTCCCTAGATTTCTCTAGAGATGGCGCATACGGTGCCGTGGAATTTAATTATCAGTATATGTATAGTAATTAACAAACTAACAATgccaaatataataatagttGTTAGTTTCAAATTAACTATTTTTAAGGAAAAGTAATTTTAAAGACGTAATCAGCAgatatttactatatatatatatataaagttttaaaaattttaatgtctAACATTGTGTAGAGATGCATCAATGTATGACATATCTTAATGATGAGCTCCAACTCCCAACATCGACCAAAAAGAGATGTACTAAACTCAGTTTGTGTAACTTGGAAGCCTGGTTTCAAGTCATAATCCAACTTAACAAACAAGCAATTGACTTCTTCCGGGATAATTTGGAACAAATAGCCAAAAATCAAGGGGAAAAACTCCTCCTACTCCCTACTCCAATCTTCACAATTGGTCCATTACATAAGCACTTTTCTTCATGCATTATTCCTTGTTTGATACaacaagattattattattattattattagtattattattattgtttgaaGTTGTTGGACAAACAAGCACCAAACTCTGTTTTATAAGTCAGCTTTGGAAGCTTAGCAAAAGTTGAGGAAAAAGAACTTCTGAGATATTGCTTTAACCATCCTTATGGGTCATCAGAGAaagcttattattaattaaaagttCTTTTGAGATGGAGGAGTTTGAGCTTGAGTTTATGAGAAAAACTCAGGAAAGAGGCATTGTTGTTAAATGGGCTCCAACAAAAAGAGTTTCTAATTCTTAGACATGACTGTGTTAATTGGTGGATTTTGGAGCCATTAATTGTGGGTTGAGTTAAACACTAGAAGAGTTTATCTGAAGGTGTTCCTATGCTTTGTTCTGCTAATAATTTAGGAGACCAAATGGTTGGTGCAAGGTTTATTAGAGTCATGTTTGGAAAGTGGGAATTCTGCTTAAAAATGGTTTTCAGAGAGAAGAGATTGAAACATCAATAAGAAAATTGATTCTAAAACATGATAATGAACGAgaataagttaaaaaaacaacacataaatttatttaaaattcccgaaattagaaaaacaacaagtacagaaaaaaaaaaacttgattttaCACAAATCACAATGCGAACCTTCAGATTGAGTCAAATAGAATTCAAATAACAAACTTCGACAAATTGTTTTGCAAGTTTGAAATTGATTATTGAAATGTTTGCAAATGATCAACGAAACACAACAACCAATGTCATTAAAGATTTCATGAACCGCGCGGCAGCTCTGCAGACTTGATGTAAGAAACCAGGCTCTCAAAATTAGCACGAGAAGTCCCATTTTCGTCGATGCTCTTTCTCGCCAAATCCGCCATTCTTGCAGCAGAGCTTCTCAATTCAAGAGCACTCTCTCCTTCCATAACCTCCCTCACCATTCTCTCCACAATATTCCTATCACACATCCTTCATGTCCAACCCAATTCTCCAAACATCACTAACAAACCTACTGTTGATCATCTGATCAGAAAAATATGGCCAACAAATCATGGGCACGCCAGCAACCATCCCCTCCAATGTTGAGTTCCATCCGCAATGAGTCAAGAAACATCCAACAGCTCGATGTGCTAATACCTCCTCTTGGGGCACCCACTCTACCATGCAACCTCGTTTCTTGGTCTCCTCTTCCATCTCTTTTGTCACTTCCATTTCTTGTTTTCCCTTCtatcaaaaccaaaacatatttATAGTACGTCAGAAATGTATGTTTGGTGAGTCTATATCtaaagatacatatatatatatatatatatatatatgtttccaaTTTTATTAGTATGTCTTACCACCATATCTTCACGCACTGCCCAGAGAAAACGGTGGCCACTGTTAACCAAACCGTGCCAAAACTCGATATATTGCTCCGGTGACATCACGGCGACAGTGCCAAAGCTAACATAGATAACAGATTTATCAGGTTGATTATCAAGCCATGTCATACATGTACGGTCCTCTTGCCGCAAGCTACTTGAACAAGAATTTTCACCCAgctgttcttgttcttgttcttgttcttcttcattggTTATGTTAAAGAATTTGGTGAGTAGATGAAGAGGACCGATAGTAAAAATAGGAGGCCAGTAAGAGCTCATAATGGGAAGTAGTGTGGGATCAAGAGCATCAAATGAGTTGAAGATAATAACCTTGCCACTAACCAGATTGGAGTTAAAACCATTCATAAGCTTGATGTGATTGTCTTCAGTGGACTTAACCATTCTCATGAAGCTTGGTAGATCTCTCCTTCTCATTATCCCTTCCATTCCCTCCACTCCTTTTACTATCTCATCCATATCACACTCCTCTGAATAACATTTATCAAAAGATCACAaacaaaatttgtaaatttattacCTTTTGTTAGGGTggataaatgatatatatatatgaggactcGGTAATTTAGGGACGTCCCTTAGATTTCGATAGGTCATCGGATAGTATCTGCGATCGATCATCATAAGCGATCAAAAACGTGTTCTACGATGTAGTCTAGCGGTGCAATAAGCAGTATAAATATACAGTgcttatataaacaaataactaTTAGATAATAATCTAACGATTTTAAATCTAACATccataaaaaatagtaatataaagacttacctatatatatattacaaaaacaataagcaCCATCAAATAAAggattattgaaaaataagcaccacaatatttaaaatcGGCTATTAACTCTTAGATTTATTAACTCGTCCATCCCATGAAAAGGATTAAAAATCTTACCACATGTATactttaaaagatttttttaagaatcaaactaaaaataaattccaTTGCCATGCCAAATAATTTTAGAGCGA contains:
- the LOC120254411 gene encoding LOW QUALITY PROTEIN: myricetin 3-O-rhamnoside 1,2-glucosyltransferase UGT709G2-like (The sequence of the model RefSeq protein was modified relative to this genomic sequence to represent the inferred CDS: inserted 2 bases in 1 codon), with translation MDKNTSSSSSSAAAHFISFSGVFTTFVNTESIHRRLSGSGRIDGRRLRFRAVPDLLTDDGGNERDFDFPSMFFNLQESMRRGSTETYKKLLTEEFIGEWPPVTCVIADGVLDFAIEVAGEVGIPTLVFRTSSPCCAWTYATIPSLINNGIIPFPEECDMDEIVKGVEGMEGIMRRRDLPSFMRMVKSTEDNHIKLMNGFNSNLVSGKVIIFNSFDALDPTLLPIMSSYWPPIFTIGPLHLLTKFFNITNEEEQEQEQEQLGENSCSSSLRQEDRTCMTWLDNQPDKSVIYVSFGTVAVMSPEQYIEFWHGLVNSGHRFLWAVREDMVKGKQEMEVTKEMEEETKKRGCMVEWVPQEEVLAHRAVGCFLTHCGWNSTLEGMVAGVPMICWPYFSDQMINSRFVSDVWRIGLDMKDVXDRNIVERMVREVMEGESALELRSSAARMADLARKSIDENGTSRANFESLVSYIKSAELPRGS